DNA from Candidatus Methylomirabilota bacterium:
GGTACCTTATCAGGATTCTTAATGAGACACGGGGCAACAAGACTCAAGCCGCCAAGATACTCGGAATTGATCGGCGAACGCTGTATCGGATGGCCGAACGCTTTGGGCTGGACCTCACCGACGAGTGACCTCCATCGGACGGCGACCAATCCGCCACACCTGCGAAAACGCCACACTGCGTCAGAACCCCTTATTTCTCACGGAGTTCCCTTCTCTCATCCGATCAAGCAGGACATACATGCTACTTAGTATTTCTTGTGGATCTCTATCGTGCTAGCGGTGTAACATATTGAAAATAGATTGATTATCTCAGGAGCCTTGTTAGACCGATGGGCTGATTTAACATCGGCATATATTTTGCATAAAACTTTCATGTTCTATTATGAATCAACTGTGTGTTTCAGAAACAATCTATTCGAATTTCAGGCTCGGCAACCACACGCTGAGTCCCAGACGAACGGGCCTGTCGCGCGACCTGTTAGCGCTTCAAGTCCTCTGTGATTTCGACGGGACCATCACGAAAGTAGATGCTACGGACGCCGTCCTCGAAACCTTTGCCCTGTCGGCTTTTCGCGAATGGGAGGGTCGATGGGAACGAGGCGAGATCACCAGCCGGGAGTGTCTGTCTCGACAAGTCGAATTGATCCGGGCAGATCGGGCAGAACTGGTGCAGTTTGCGGCTGAACTCCCCGTCGACGAGGGAATTGTCACACTTAACCAACGGTGCATAGAGCGCGGTATCCCACTGATGATTGTCAGTGACGGCCTCGATTTGATCATCGAGACCGTATTGCAGCAACACGGTCTCTCGCACATCCCTGCGATCTCCAACCGCCTGGTCTGGAATGGGAACGGGTACCCCTCGCTCAGCTTCCCGTTTGCATCGCCTGGCTGTTGGGTTGGGGCCGGCACATGTAAATGCGCTGCAGCCGCATCCGGCGGGCTTTCGCTGAAGGATACGGCGTACATCGGAGACGGACGTTCCGATCGGTGCGTATCAACCGTGGCACAACAGGTCTTTGCCAAGGGAAGACTGCGAGAGTGGTGCGATCTGCAGGGGATCGCCTGTGAGCCGTTCGAGACGCTTACCGACGTTACTGAACGTCTCTTTCGGAAGGGAGAACAGATCGAATGAATCGCGTCGACGAGAACCGACTCAGCGAAGCGGCGCTGCGTGAAAAGGAAGCGCAGTATTGCTCGC
Protein-coding regions in this window:
- a CDS encoding HAD-IB family phosphatase, with translation MNQLCVSETIYSNFRLGNHTLSPRRTGLSRDLLALQVLCDFDGTITKVDATDAVLETFALSAFREWEGRWERGEITSRECLSRQVELIRADRAELVQFAAELPVDEGIVTLNQRCIERGIPLMIVSDGLDLIIETVLQQHGLSHIPAISNRLVWNGNGYPSLSFPFASPGCWVGAGTCKCAAAASGGLSLKDTAYIGDGRSDRCVSTVAQQVFAKGRLREWCDLQGIACEPFETLTDVTERLFRKGEQIE